DNA sequence from the Mycobacteriales bacterium genome:
CCGTGTAGTGCGGCAGCGAGACGCCGGCGGCGGCCCACGCCGCCATCGTCAGGCCCGAGCAGTCGTAGGAGTTGGGGCCGGAGGCGCCCCACTGGTAGGGCTTGCCGAGCTGGGCGTAGGCGAAGCGCACCGCCACCCCGGCCCGGCCCGACGCCGGCCCGTTGTAGGAGCCGCGCAGCGACGCCATCCGGTCGGCGTAGGCGGACTGCTGGGCGAGGTAGGCCGCGCGGGCCGCCGACTGCAGCCGGTCGAGCTCGGCCTGCTGGGCGGCCAGCAGCCGCTGGATCTGCGCCTTCTGCGCGCTGAGGGCGCGCTGGGCGGCCGAGACCTGGGCGACCAGCTGCTGAGCCTGGGCCTCGGCGTCCGCGACCTGGTGGCGAGCCGACACGGCCTCGTTGATCGTCTCGGCGTGCCGCTGGGAGATGGCGTCGAGGGTATTGGACCGGCCCAGGAAGACGCTCGGGTTGCTCGAGGTGAGCAGGTTCATGAGCCCGTCGGAGACGCCGCCGCTGCGGTAGGCGGCCGACGCGAACTGGCCGAGCTGCTCCTGCACCTGAGCGAGGTGGGCCTGCGCCCGGCCGAGCCGGTCGCGCAGCGCCGCCTCCTTGGCCCGGGCGGTGGCCAGCTGGATGTTGGCGGCGTTGGACTGCTCGGACAGCCGGGCGACCTGCTCGCCGAGGGCGTCGACGCGCGCCTTGACCTGGGCGATCGAGGCGTGCGGGGCGGCGAGGGACGGGGTCGCGACGATCCCGGTCAGGCCGGCCGCGAGCGTCGCGGCAACCAGCCCGAAGGAGAGGGGACGGCGGATGATTCGCCGGTGGGCACGGCGGGCAGACGCCACGGAGGTGGCTCCTCCACTTCCTCTACCGCCTACCGGGTGAGCTGACGGGTTCGGGCGGGAAGGGTCGCCCT
Encoded proteins:
- a CDS encoding NlpC/P60 family protein; translated protein: MASARRAHRRIIRRPLSFGLVAATLAAGLTGIVATPSLAAPHASIAQVKARVDALGEQVARLSEQSNAANIQLATARAKEAALRDRLGRAQAHLAQVQEQLGQFASAAYRSGGVSDGLMNLLTSSNPSVFLGRSNTLDAISQRHAETINEAVSARHQVADAEAQAQQLVAQVSAAQRALSAQKAQIQRLLAAQQAELDRLQSAARAAYLAQQSAYADRMASLRGSYNGPASGRAGVAVRFAYAQLGKPYQWGASGPNSYDCSGLTMAAWAAAGVSLPHYTGSQQQDTRPVSRADLQPGDLIFFGSPPYHVGLYIGNGRMIEAPHSGAVVRIASIDRSSYSGAGRP